The Priestia koreensis genome window below encodes:
- a CDS encoding HD-GYP domain-containing protein, translated as MRSYIEDVSYEDLSGLALLQRYRPLLELLKHDTATFAHSVRVAEWLKRLGMKQGMHQVQQQELFDLGLLHDVGKLLIPSTILNKTASLSDGEWVQVKDHPLNGYRILQNGSYSTAIRMAILQHHENLDGSGYPAGVKGNMITHYARMLRIVDSYDAMTTIRTYKEVLSEEEALEELEHKAGVYFDQDLVGVFHEMVRGCS; from the coding sequence TTGAGAAGCTATATAGAAGATGTGAGTTATGAGGACTTGTCCGGTTTAGCTTTGCTTCAACGTTATCGTCCTCTCTTAGAATTACTTAAGCACGATACAGCGACCTTTGCACATTCTGTACGTGTGGCTGAATGGTTAAAGCGATTAGGAATGAAGCAAGGAATGCACCAGGTGCAACAGCAGGAGCTATTTGATTTAGGGTTGTTGCATGATGTAGGGAAACTGCTTATTCCGTCTACAATTCTCAATAAGACCGCCTCTTTAAGCGATGGTGAATGGGTACAGGTCAAGGATCATCCTCTCAATGGGTATCGTATCTTGCAAAATGGCTCATACAGTACCGCTATTCGTATGGCCATTCTGCAACATCACGAGAATTTAGATGGTTCTGGCTATCCAGCAGGGGTGAAAGGGAACATGATTACGCACTATGCTCGTATGCTTCGTATTGTAGACAGCTATGACGCGATGACCACAATCCGAACGTACAAAGAAGTATTGAGCGAGGAAGAAGCGCTTGAGGAACTGGAACACAAAGCGGGTGTTTATTTCGATCAAGATCTTGTAGGTGTGTTTCATGAAATGGTGAGAGGTTGCTCTTAA